The sequence AGTGCTGGGTGATCCCGGTACAGCACTTAGGACTTAGCACTTAGCACTTTCATCCTCCACAGAACCGAAACCGACATGATGAACACCCAGCGCGGCACCCTGGCCGGAACCAGTCTGGTTGCTTCCAAGCCGCTGCGGCGCGCGATCGGCGTCGTGGCGTTCGCGGCGGCGACGGCGTTCGGGGCCAAGGTGGCGATCCCGCTGCCCGGAACGCCCGTGCCCTTTACGCTGCAGCCCCTCTTCGTGATGCTGGCCGGCGCCGTGCTCGGGTCGCGGCTCGGCGCGCGCAGCCAGATGCTTTACCTGCTGGCCGGCGTCGCGGGGCTCCCCGTCTTCGTGGCGGGCGGCGGCGCGGCGTACCTGCTGGGGCCCACCGGCGGCTACCTGATGGCGTATCCCGCCGCGGCGTGGCTCGCCGGGCTGGGCGCGCGGCGCGGCACAGGGCGCGCGCTCGCCGGGCTGCTGGCGGCGCTGGCGGCCATCTACGCCGGCGGCCTGATCTGGCTCGCGATCGTCGGCTCGGTGACGGCGGCGGTGGCGCTGGGCGTGGCGCCCTTCCTCCTGGCCGACCTGGTCAAGGTGGGGATCGCCCTCGCGGTGTCGCGCCGGGTAGGCAAGCGGGCGGGCGAGATCCTGGATCGGTGACCGAGCAGGCGGAGGCCCCGCGCAGGACGGACGCGTTCTTTGGCCCGCACGGCGTGCGGACCGGGTGGCGCGTCCTCCTGTTCGTGGCTCTCCTCTTCACCTTCACCGTCCTCCTCGTCGTGCTCATCGTCGCGAGCAAGCTGTTCGACGAGATGACGGGCGGGTTCGTGGCGCTGCTCCTCGCGGGGCTGCTGGCCAGCGCGGTGATGCTGCGCGCGGTGGACCGGCGGCCCTTTGGCGCGCTGGGCTTCGCGCTGGAGCCGCGGGCGGCGCGCGACTCCGCCGTGGGCTTCGGGATAGGGGGCGGACTGCTGGCGGGCGCGGTGGTGCTCCTCGTGGTGGCGGGAACCGCGCGCTGGGTCGCCGACGACGGGAGCGCCGCCGAATATGCCGTCTCGCTCGCCCGGGCGCTGGCCATCTTCACGGTGGCGGCGGCGGCGGAGGAGGTGATGTTTCGCGGCTACGCGTTGCAGGCGCTGGTGCAGGGGACGGGCGTGTGGCCCGCGATCCTGCTGACCTCCGCGGCGTTCGCGGCGGGCCACGCCAACAACCCGAACGTCACCTGGCTGGGGCTGGCGAACATCTTCCTCGCCGGAATCATGCTGGCGGTGGCGTACCTGCGGACGCGGTCGCTCTGGTTTGCCACGGCGCTGCACATGGGGTGGAACTGGGCGATGAGCGCGCTGCTCGACTTTCCGGTGAGCGGCGCGCAGTTCGACACGCCGCTCTACAGCGCCCGCGAGCTGGGGGCCGACTGGTGGACGGGTGGCCCCTTCGGCCCGGAGGCGGGCCTTGCCGCGACTTTGGCGATTGTCGCGGGGACGGCGTGGATGATGCGCACGCCGCTCCTTTCGGCGTCGCCGGGCATTCGCGCGCTGCGCCCGCTGGTGGATGCGCGCCTGGGGGACGCATGGAACGGCCGCTGAACTTCTGGGGGAGCGCGGCGGGGGTGGCGATGGCGTTCGCGTGCCTCGTCCCGCTCCTCTTTCCCTTCGCCCGCCTCGGCGCGGTGACGGCGGCGGACCGGGACCGGATCTGGCTCCTGGTGGTCTTCACCGCCGGGGTGATGGCGATCCTCTTCGGGGCGGCGGCGTGGGTGGCGGGCCCAAAGATGCTCACCCTGCGCGACGTGGTGGAGAGCGGCGGCGTGGCCGAGGCGCGCGCCATCCGCGAAAAGGCGGACCGCGCCCGCGCCGCGACCCCCCGCTACGGCAACCCCGCCACCTGGCTGATCGCCACCGGCGGCTTCCTGGTGGGGATCTACTTCGTGCTGTGGATGGTGCGGTAAAGGGCGGGCGGCGTATTATCGGGGGATGAATCCCCCGGCTGGAACCACGCGAAGACCGCTGAAGCGGTCTCGGGGCGGCAGTTCTCCCCCTCACCCGCCCTGCGCCCCCGCAGGCGGGGGAGGGGGTCGGGGGGAGGGGGCCATTGGCAACACACCAGACGAAAGAGCATGGCTGAGATCAAAAAGGTC is a genomic window of Longimicrobium sp. containing:
- a CDS encoding biotin transporter BioY — encoded protein: MMNTQRGTLAGTSLVASKPLRRAIGVVAFAAATAFGAKVAIPLPGTPVPFTLQPLFVMLAGAVLGSRLGARSQMLYLLAGVAGLPVFVAGGGAAYLLGPTGGYLMAYPAAAWLAGLGARRGTGRALAGLLAALAAIYAGGLIWLAIVGSVTAAVALGVAPFLLADLVKVGIALAVSRRVGKRAGEILDR
- a CDS encoding type II CAAX endopeptidase family protein, producing MTEQAEAPRRTDAFFGPHGVRTGWRVLLFVALLFTFTVLLVVLIVASKLFDEMTGGFVALLLAGLLASAVMLRAVDRRPFGALGFALEPRAARDSAVGFGIGGGLLAGAVVLLVVAGTARWVADDGSAAEYAVSLARALAIFTVAAAAEEVMFRGYALQALVQGTGVWPAILLTSAAFAAGHANNPNVTWLGLANIFLAGIMLAVAYLRTRSLWFATALHMGWNWAMSALLDFPVSGAQFDTPLYSARELGADWWTGGPFGPEAGLAATLAIVAGTAWMMRTPLLSASPGIRALRPLVDARLGDAWNGR